The genomic region AGGACGCTTTCAAGGCGCGTCGGATCAGTGCCGCTTGCGCAGGCCGCCCAGCATGCGGGCCATCAGGCCGCCTTTCTTGCCGGCGGTGTCCGCCTCGGGCGCGGGGCCGGATTGGGCCTCTTCATACGCGTGGGCCACCTGGGCCAGCGTCTCGAAGACGAAGCGGCGCGGGTTGACGCGACGGCCGGTGAGCACCTCCATGCGGGCGATGGCCTGCATCACCAGCATCGAGTGGCCGCCCAGGTCGAAGAAGTTGTCATCGGACCGGATGTCATCGGTGCCCAGCAGGTCGGCCCAGACGCCGGTCAGCGTGGCTTCCATCGAACCCGCCTCTTCGGCGGGCAGAGGCGCTTCGGCCGTGGCCGCACCATCTGCGGCGGCATCCGGGGACGGGGCAGCCTGGGTCTGCACGCTGCTACCTTGCTCGGTGGCAGATGCCGCAGCGGTCGCAGGCATGGTTGCCGGCGTGTTGGCGGCTGCCGAGGCCTGGGCAGCCGCGATCACTTCACGAGCGGCTGCGTGCCCGGTACCGATCCCTTCCCGGACCGGCGCGGCTCCTGAGGGGGCCGTGCGGGTCGCCTTCTCGATGCCGATCTCTTCACCGAAGCCGGGCTGGTGCACCGGTGCGGCCGACGAAGGCTGGGGGGCAGCGGCCCGGGACGTGGTCGTCGGCGTGGACGGCAGGGTGGTGACCGGATGGTCGACCCCACAGAGCACGGCCGTCGGAATATGCGTGAGCATGTCCGCCAGCGGGGTGTCGGGCGTGCTGTCCAGCCAGCAGGTCAGCAGTAGCTGGTAGGCCTCGGCGATCCGGCGCACTCGCAGTGCGTCGAAGATGTCGGTGTTGTACTGCAGGCCGCCCACCAGGTGGTTGCCATTGGCCAGGAACCACAGTCCCAGGTCCTCGGCGGTGCCCGGTTGCAGCACGTACAGCGGCTTGTCGTGCAGGTTGCCCCACTGCAGCTGGCGTGCCGTGGCTTCCTGGAACGAGAAGAAGGCCTGCCAGAGCGGGGGACGGGACTCGTCACGGGACGGGCCCATGGCCTGCAGGATGCGGTCGGCCGGCACATCACTGTTGCCGAAGGCGGTCACGACGGTCTGGCGGACCTGTTCGAGCAGTTGGCGGATGGTGCGCGGAGCGTGCTCGCGGGCACCGGCGCCAGCCGCCATGCCGGCAGGCGTGGCGCTATCCGGGCTGGCGTGGGCCCCTGCATGGGACGAGGCCTGATCGTTGCCGAAGTGGAAGGTGAGCGGCAGGGCGTTGACGAAGAAGCCCATCACCTGCTCCAGCTCGGGCAGCTCACGGCCACGCACGGGGGTGCCGATGCGCAGCGTGGGCTGGCGCGACAGGCCGTGCAGCAGCAGGGCCCAGACGGCCAGCAGCGTCATGAACGGGGTGGTGTGCTGCTGGCGGGCGTGCTCGCGCAGCCGGGCCACCAGGGGCTCGGGCAGGTACAGCCATTCAGTGCTGCCCAGGCCGCTCATGCGGGCCGGGCGCTTGCGGTCGGCCGGAACGTCCAGAGGCGGCAGTTTCGGATCGATGATCGACAGCCAGTGGTCGACCTGTTTCTGCAGCGTGTCGCTCTTCAGGAACTGGTGGTGCCAGCCGGCAAAATCGCCGTAATCGATGGCCAGCGGCGGCAGCGGATCGGCTGCGCCGGGTTTCTCCATCTGGTGTGCATACAGGGCCGCCATTTCCTGATACAGCAGGTCGAAGGACCAGCCGTCCCAGATGATGTGGTGCGGCATGAAGAACCAGACGTGCTGCTCTTCGCCCAGCCGGAACATGCGGGTGCGGAAAAGCGGTGCGCCGTGCAGCGGAATCGGTTCCTGAGCCAGCGAATCGATGGCATGACGCAGGGCCGCTTCCTGGGCCTGGCCCTGCAGCTTGCTCAGGTCCATCGCCGGGAAGAGCGAGACCTGCAGGTTGTCCATCACGCGCTGCTCGGGCATGCCCTGGGCATCGGTGTCGATGACGGTGCGCAGGATCGGCTGGCGCTGCATCAGCTGGTTGAATGCACGCTGGAAGGCGTATTCATTCAGCTTGCCGGTGAGACGGTGGGCCGACGGTGTGTTGTAGACCGGGGTGCCGGGGTTGATCGACTCCAGGAAGTACAGCCGCTGCTGCATCAGCGACAGCGGCGCGACACTGCGGTCAGCGCGACGGGTGATGGTGTCGGCCGGCTCGGCAGCGGGCACGTGGCTGGCGGCGGGGGCAGCAGGCTGCTCGGTGGCCTGAGCGGAAGGCTGCCCTTCGCCCCCCTCCAGCCAGGCAGCCAGCTGCAGTGGTGTCGGGGCCTCGAACAGCGCCGCCAGCGGAAGCTTGCGGCCCAGCTCACGGCCCAGCGCCTGCAGCAGCTGGGCGGCCAGCAGCGAATGACCACCCACGGCGAAGAAGTCGTCGTCGTCGGACACTTCGGGCAGGCGCAGGTATTCGGCCATCAGCGCGCGTACGCGGGGCAGCAGCGTGGGCGCCGAGGCAGCAGCCTGTGCGGGCGAGCTGGTCGGCGCGGGCGCCGCGGAGGCTGCGGCGATCGTGGCAGCAGCCGCTTCGCCTGCCGTTGCCGGGGGCGTGCTGGCAGCGGGTGCGCTGGCACCGGGGCGGGCGGCCGGTTCGGACGAACGCGGTGCTGCATTCCGGGCGCTGGCGGATGGCTGGGGCATGACGGTGCTGGCATGCCGGTTGGGAATGCTGCGGGCCAGCTGGTCAGGCCGGGGCAGGGCCTTGCGGTCGATCTTGCCGTTGGGCAGCAGCGTGAAGGTGGGCAGCCAGACGAAGTGTTGCGGCACCATGTAGTCGGGCAGCTGCTTGCGCAGGTGGCTGCGAAGGGCGCTGGCTTCTTCACGGTTGGCTTCGCGCGGGGCGGCCTCGGGATCGTCGGACACCATGTAGGCGACCAGGCGCTGATCGCCGGGCACGTCCTCGCGCACGATGGTGACGACCTGGGTGATGCCCTCGAAGGTGGACAGTACCGATTCGATCTCGCCCAGTTCGATGCGGTAGCCGCGCACCTTCACTTGGTGGTCCAGACGTCCCAGGTGCTCCAGCGTGCCGTCGTGGTGCCACCGGCCGCTGTCGCCGGTGCGGTAGGCACGACGTCCGACGACATGTGCAGATTGATTCTGTTCCGAATGATTCTTGATGAAATCATCCGGAATGAACCGATCTTCGGTGAGTTCAGGGCGGTTCAGGTAGCCCAGCGCCACACCTTCGCCGGCAATGACGATCTCGCCGGCTGCGCCCACCGGCACCTCCTGGCCATGGGCGTCCACGATGTGGATGCGGGTGTTGTCGATGGGGCCGCCGATGCGGATGTACGACGGCTGCGGCGGAACCTGCCAGCAGGTGGACCAGACGGTGGTCTCGGTCGGGCCATACATGTTCCACAACGTGAGTGGCAGCGCGGTGAGGTCGCGTGCCAGGTCCAGCGGCAGCGGTTCGCCACCCACCAGGGCACGGAAGCCTTCGGTCGGTTGCCAGTCAGCGGCCAGCAGCAGGCGCCAGGTGCCCGGAGTGGCCTGCATGACGGTGATGTTCCATTGCTGCAGGCGCTCGGCCAGGCGATGGCCGTCGCCGGTGTCGTCGCGGTCGGCCACGTAGACGGTCCCACCGGCGATCAGCGGGGTGATGAGCTCCAGCAGCGCGATGTCGAAGGACAGCGTGGTGACGGCCAGCAGCCGGTCGCTGGCGCGGATGCCGGGTTTGCGCTGCATGGACAGCAGCAGGTTGGCGGCAGCGCGATGCGGCACGGCCACGCCCTTGGGCTTGCCGGTGGAGCCGGAGGTGTAGATGACGTAGGCGGCTGCTTCGGGGCGGGACAGGTCCAGGCGCTTCTCGATCTCGCCGCTGGCGGGCAGATCCTGGACCAGCTCGTCGGCCGAGATGGTCAGTGTGCGCTCGGCCGGCCAGTTGAACTGCTGACAGACCTCGACGGTCTCGGCATCGGCCAGGACGAGGGCCAGGCCGGCGTCTTCGGCCATGTAGGACAGGCGATCCTGCGGGAAGTGCGGATCAAGCGGCACGTAGGCGGCACCGGTACGCCAGACGGCCCACTGGGCCACCACCATGGCCACGCCACGGGTCAGGCACAGGCCGACGCGACTGTCGGGGCCGACACCGTATTCCTGCAGGCGCAGGGCCAGCTGGTGGCTGGCATCCAGCAGGGCACGGTAGCTGAGCTGATGGCGGGCATCGACCAGAGCGGTCTTCCGGGGCTGGGTGATGCCGATGCGGTCGAGCAGGGCCACCGGGGTGCGGCCCAGACCCTGTTCGTGTTCCGTCCGGTTCCAGCGGGCCAGCAGTGCCTGCTGCTCGGCATCCAGCGCGGGCAGGTGGCCGACGGGGCGCTGCGGGTTCTGTGCGATGCCGGCCAGCAGGGCGGCGTAGCTCTGCAGCCACTGCTGGATGCTGGCATCGTCGAAGAGCGCGGTGCTGTACTGGCATTCGATGCGCAGGCCGGTGTCCAGCGGGGTGAGGTTGAAGAACAGCTCGAAGTTCTCGAAGCGACGGGCCACCGGGTGAATGGTGGTGTCGAAGCCGGGCAGTGCGGTGAGCGCCGGATCCAGTCGCTGGTCGAGGTTGAACATCACCGACACGAGCGGCAGCCGGGACGGATCGCGCCGCAGTGCCAGGTGACGCAGCAGGGTGCCGAAGGTGAAGCGCTGGTGGTCGAAGGCATCGAGCAGTTCACGCTGCACGCCGGCCAGCCAGTCGGCGGCAGTGGCTTCGGTATCGATGCGGCCACGCACGGGCAGCAGGTTGACGCAGTGGCCGACGATGTCGGGCAGCTCGGCCGCCATCTGGCCGGCGGCGGGCACGCCCACCACCACATCGGGGCTGCTGGTCAGGCGCGACATCAGCAGTTCGAAGCCGCCCAGCAGCAGCGAGAACAGGCTGATGCGCAGGCTGCGGGCTGCC from Lautropia mirabilis harbors:
- a CDS encoding non-ribosomal peptide synthetase — protein: MSHESNPSHPLPAGLVGVAVDFDPFAADPAAAAIEQVITPTDAQREVWLADHLGREASLAYNEAVELDLRGPLDDAAVTRLQGACQAVHQAHQALRAVFSDDGSEMLVQPADAAPLVFDVVDLRMQDESTRNRRLTDWRQQVVTAPFDLGKGPLFRAHLLRLTDQHGVLLLAAHHLVCDGYSFGIVLRDLARAMRGEPLASSAYADYAADEARFAQSAEAGANVHFWTGRYAKDVPVTDLPTDHSRPARRQVAANRIDHLIPAADFERLQQAARSLRISLFSLLLGGFELLMSRLTSSPDVVVGVPAAGQMAAELPDIVGHCVNLLPVRGRIDTEATAADWLAGVQRELLDAFDHQRFTFGTLLRHLALRRDPSRLPLVSVMFNLDQRLDPALTALPGFDTTIHPVARRFENFELFFNLTPLDTGLRIECQYSTALFDDASIQQWLQSYAALLAGIAQNPQRPVGHLPALDAEQQALLARWNRTEHEQGLGRTPVALLDRIGITQPRKTALVDARHQLSYRALLDASHQLALRLQEYGVGPDSRVGLCLTRGVAMVVAQWAVWRTGAAYVPLDPHFPQDRLSYMAEDAGLALVLADAETVEVCQQFNWPAERTLTISADELVQDLPASGEIEKRLDLSRPEAAAYVIYTSGSTGKPKGVAVPHRAAANLLLSMQRKPGIRASDRLLAVTTLSFDIALLELITPLIAGGTVYVADRDDTGDGHRLAERLQQWNITVMQATPGTWRLLLAADWQPTEGFRALVGGEPLPLDLARDLTALPLTLWNMYGPTETTVWSTCWQVPPQPSYIRIGGPIDNTRIHIVDAHGQEVPVGAAGEIVIAGEGVALGYLNRPELTEDRFIPDDFIKNHSEQNQSAHVVGRRAYRTGDSGRWHHDGTLEHLGRLDHQVKVRGYRIELGEIESVLSTFEGITQVVTIVREDVPGDQRLVAYMVSDDPEAAPREANREEASALRSHLRKQLPDYMVPQHFVWLPTFTLLPNGKIDRKALPRPDQLARSIPNRHASTVMPQPSASARNAAPRSSEPAARPGASAPAASTPPATAGEAAAATIAAASAAPAPTSSPAQAAASAPTLLPRVRALMAEYLRLPEVSDDDDFFAVGGHSLLAAQLLQALGRELGRKLPLAALFEAPTPLQLAAWLEGGEGQPSAQATEQPAAPAASHVPAAEPADTITRRADRSVAPLSLMQQRLYFLESINPGTPVYNTPSAHRLTGKLNEYAFQRAFNQLMQRQPILRTVIDTDAQGMPEQRVMDNLQVSLFPAMDLSKLQGQAQEAALRHAIDSLAQEPIPLHGAPLFRTRMFRLGEEQHVWFFMPHHIIWDGWSFDLLYQEMAALYAHQMEKPGAADPLPPLAIDYGDFAGWHHQFLKSDTLQKQVDHWLSIIDPKLPPLDVPADRKRPARMSGLGSTEWLYLPEPLVARLREHARQQHTTPFMTLLAVWALLLHGLSRQPTLRIGTPVRGRELPELEQVMGFFVNALPLTFHFGNDQASSHAGAHASPDSATPAGMAAGAGAREHAPRTIRQLLEQVRQTVVTAFGNSDVPADRILQAMGPSRDESRPPLWQAFFSFQEATARQLQWGNLHDKPLYVLQPGTAEDLGLWFLANGNHLVGGLQYNTDIFDALRVRRIAEAYQLLLTCWLDSTPDTPLADMLTHIPTAVLCGVDHPVTTLPSTPTTTSRAAAPQPSSAAPVHQPGFGEEIGIEKATRTAPSGAAPVREGIGTGHAAAREVIAAAQASAAANTPATMPATAAASATEQGSSVQTQAAPSPDAAADGAATAEAPLPAEEAGSMEATLTGVWADLLGTDDIRSDDNFFDLGGHSMLVMQAIARMEVLTGRRVNPRRFVFETLAQVAHAYEEAQSGPAPEADTAGKKGGLMARMLGGLRKRH